From Leptolyngbya sp. KIOST-1, one genomic window encodes:
- a CDS encoding ribonuclease J: MTSKPANNALKIIPLGGLHEIGKNTCVFEINDEIMLLDAGLAFPTDGMHGVNIVLPDVTYLRENRHKIKGMIVTHGHEDHIGGIAFHLKQFDIPVIYGPRLAMALLEGKLEEAGMSDRTELRQVRPRETVRVGNSFLVEYIRNTHSIADSCSVIIHTPVGVVVHTGDFKFDHTPVDGETFDIQRLAEAGEKGVLCLISDSTNSEVPGHTPSERSVFPNLDREFGKANGRLIVTTFSSSVHRVNMILELAQKHNRKVFVVGRSMLNVIAHARDLGYIKCPESLFLPLKSLGHTADENVLILTTGSQGEPMAALTRIADDSHRQIKVKSGDTVVFSANPIPGNTISVVNTIDKLMMRGAKVVYGKDKGIHVSGHGAQEDQKLMLALTRPKYFLPVHGEHRMLVKHSETAQSMGVPAENMVIINNGDIVAVNPAGIRIAGQVPSGVELVDASRVGVVGRDVLRERQQLAEDGVVTIAATVGNNGKLVADPIVQIRGVAQSISQERFQGQVKQIIAQVLSNRGAELVVSNGNGKASLDLDALKAALDQDLRRLVRRELDKRDPMLILLVQAAGAEGAVQSQPQADPKPRSQSKSQAEPKPKAEPEPQVVTERRTRTRATAASAS, from the coding sequence ATGACTTCAAAACCTGCCAATAACGCCCTGAAAATCATTCCGCTGGGTGGGCTGCATGAGATCGGCAAAAACACCTGTGTTTTTGAGATCAACGACGAGATCATGCTGCTCGATGCTGGATTGGCCTTCCCCACCGACGGTATGCATGGGGTCAATATTGTGCTGCCTGACGTCACCTACCTGCGGGAAAATCGCCACAAAATCAAGGGGATGATTGTCACCCACGGGCACGAAGACCACATCGGCGGCATCGCCTTCCACCTCAAGCAGTTCGACATTCCGGTCATCTACGGCCCACGCCTGGCCATGGCGCTGCTGGAGGGCAAGCTGGAAGAGGCGGGGATGAGCGATCGCACTGAACTGCGCCAGGTGCGCCCCCGCGAAACCGTGCGGGTCGGCAACTCCTTCCTGGTGGAGTACATTCGCAACACCCACTCCATTGCCGACAGCTGCTCGGTGATTATTCATACCCCCGTTGGCGTGGTGGTGCACACTGGCGACTTCAAGTTTGACCACACCCCCGTCGATGGCGAAACCTTCGACATCCAGCGGCTGGCGGAGGCGGGTGAAAAGGGCGTCCTCTGCCTGATCAGCGACTCCACCAACTCCGAGGTGCCGGGTCATACCCCCTCAGAGCGATCGGTGTTCCCCAACCTGGACCGCGAGTTTGGCAAAGCCAACGGACGACTGATCGTCACCACCTTTTCCTCCTCGGTGCACCGGGTCAACATGATTCTGGAGCTGGCCCAGAAGCACAACCGCAAGGTGTTTGTGGTCGGCCGCTCGATGCTCAACGTGATCGCCCACGCCCGCGACCTGGGCTACATCAAATGCCCCGAGAGCTTGTTTTTGCCGCTCAAATCCTTGGGCCACACTGCCGACGAGAACGTGCTGATTCTCACCACCGGCTCCCAGGGTGAGCCGATGGCAGCCCTCACCCGCATTGCCGACGACTCCCACCGCCAGATCAAGGTGAAGTCGGGCGACACCGTGGTGTTTTCAGCCAACCCCATTCCTGGCAACACGATCTCCGTCGTCAACACCATCGACAAGCTGATGATGCGCGGAGCCAAGGTCGTCTACGGCAAAGACAAGGGCATCCACGTCTCCGGCCACGGCGCTCAGGAAGATCAGAAGCTGATGCTGGCCCTCACCCGACCCAAGTATTTTCTGCCGGTGCACGGCGAGCACCGCATGCTGGTCAAGCACTCTGAGACTGCTCAGAGCATGGGTGTACCCGCCGAGAATATGGTGATCATCAACAACGGCGATATTGTTGCAGTCAACCCGGCGGGCATTCGCATTGCCGGTCAGGTTCCCTCCGGTGTTGAGCTGGTCGACGCCTCCCGAGTGGGTGTTGTGGGCCGCGATGTGCTCAGAGAACGGCAGCAGCTGGCGGAGGATGGCGTCGTCACTATCGCCGCCACCGTGGGCAACAACGGCAAGCTGGTGGCTGACCCCATCGTGCAAATTCGCGGGGTGGCGCAGTCAATTTCCCAGGAGCGCTTCCAGGGCCAGGTGAAGCAGATCATTGCTCAGGTGCTATCGAACCGTGGCGCTGAACTGGTCGTGTCCAACGGCAACGGCAAAGCATCCCTGGACCTGGATGCTCTCAAAGCTGCTCTGGATCAAGATTTGCGTCGGTTGGTCCGGCGCGAGCTAGACAAGCGTGACCCCATGCTGATTCTGTTGGTTCAGGCCGCCGGGGCAGAAGGAGCCGTTCAATCGCAGCCCCAGGCCGATCCCAAACCCAGGTCCCAGTCGAAGTCCCAGGCTGAACCAAAGCCCAAAGCAGAGCCGGAGCCCCAGGTAGTGACCGAGCGGCGCACCCGCACCCGAGCTACGGCAGCTTCGGCCTCTTAA